The Pseudoxanthobacter soli DSM 19599 sequence CCGGTAGAAGGTCTCGACCTCCGCCTGCAGGTCGGCGCGCACGGCATCGGGCAGCGGTTCGAACGGGTTGCCGTCGACCTTGTGAGCGCCGGCGAAAATGAGGGTGGGCGTGACGCCGCGCTTCTCGAGCATCGCGGACTGGTCGACGTGGAGCAGCACGACGCCGATGGAACCCACGATGCCGCTCGGAACGGTGACAATGCGGGAGGCGGCCGAGGCCATGGCGTAGCCGGCCGATGCCGCCATCCCGTTCACGACCACTGTGACCGGCTTGATGGCATTGATCCGTCGGACGGTGGCCGCCATCTCCATGGCGCCCACGGCCTCGCCGCCGGGCGTCTCCATGTCGACGACGATCTCGCGCACCTTGTCGTCGCGCGCGGCCATCTCCAGTTGCGCCGCAACGCCTTCGTAGGACGTCAGCCCGGACGATGCCCCGACCCAGGCACCGCGATTGACCAGCTCGCCCTCGACAGTCGCCACCGCAGCGGCGCCAACGCGGCGATAATACTCCTCATAGGTGCCCGCCATTGGATCGCCGACACCGATGCTCTCGCCTCCGAACCGCGAGGCAGCCGGTGCGCGGCGCATGACCGTTTCCGACGCGGTCAGCTGTCCGGCATCCCGGGCGAGCAGGAATCCCGCGATCGTCTCCGCCGTCTCGGGCAGCACCAGCAGCGGACGCCCGAACACCCGGCTCGCGATTCTCAGATAGCGCGCCATGGCTTACATCCTGCCGGCGCTGATCGAGCCGCGGCGGCGGATCGGCGCCCGGCCGCTGACGACGAGGCACGCATCTTCCGCCGACTGCATTTCCTGCCGAAGCCGGCCGAGATCGGATGCGGCGAAGGAGACTTCGCGATCGGTCTCGCCGGACCGATGGCGGATCGATACCTCGCCCGCCCCGGACAGCAGCTCGAAATAGGCCGTGCGCAGCGCCGCCGCCCGGGCGCAAGGGTTCGTCCAGTCGACGCTCACGCGGCATCCTCCGTTTCGTCTTCGGGATCGTCGAGCGCGGGACCGCCGTTGTGGCCGATCGAGGCCGAGGGGGCCGGCGGCAGGTCGTTGTCGCGGCGCGACCGGGCTTCGCGCGCCAGCTGCTCGTTCTTGTCTTCCCAGTCGATGCCGTACGCGGCGCACACCATTTCTTCGGTGACGACGCCGTTCTTGAGCAGGATTTCCCAGGCCTGCGCTGTCTTCTTGTCGTCTGCGGTCGGCTTCACCGGGCCGCGCCAGGTCGCGAGCGTCGCCGCGGCGCGGTTGCGCCAGAACCCGGCGAGGCCACCGGGGAAGGCGATCCGGCCACTCTCGATTTCTTCCTCGAGCCAGGCCTCATAGAGCATCTGGTAGAGCCGGCCGATGATGTGCTCGCGGCGGTACTCGACGATCTTCCAGATCTCTTCGGTCGCCATCCGCACCGAAGAATAGGTCGCCCCGCTATAGTCGCCGGTCAGCTGCTCGACCGTGACCCCAAGGCACCGGGCGATCTCGCGCAGCAGGAACTTGGCGAACGCCTCGTACGTGGAATTCGGGTGTTCCGAGCCGTGGAACTCAAGCTCGTCACCCGTTGGCAGATGCGTGATCTTGCCGAACTCGCCAAGATCGATCTTCGTCTCGGCATACCAGTCGGCGCGCATCCCCTCCGCGACTTCGAACGGCGACGGCGGCAGACCGCTCTCCGGGTCCGGCGGCAATTTCTCCGCCATATCCCGCAGCGCATCGAAAGCCTCCGCGCTCGGCGCATCCGACTTCAGCGTCGCGGCGAAAATCGCCTGGATCAGCGCCGCCGTCAGGGTGGCATTCGACAGCTGGTCGTACTGCCGGACCACCTGCAGCGCCGGCGCAAGCGGCGTGATCCCGCGCACCTGCCCGATCGCGCCGTCGAACACATGCACCACCTGCGGACGGCCGGCGCTGTCCCGCGCCAGCACCATCACGTCCTCGTCGGACATGCCGTCGAGCCGCAGCCTGAAGCGATAGGATCGCGGCCGTCCGGTACCTGTGTCGAACCTCACACCCTGGATCATGTCCGGCGCGCGGGTCTCCTGAGACAGCCGATGCGACGGAATCAGCTGCAGCTTGGTCGCGCTGGTCGAATCCGCCGTCCGCAAATGTCGGATGGTGCCGACCACCTCGCCGGTGGCGATCCAGGAGCGATAGGCCTGTGCCGCCAGCTGCCCGAGCGCCATTCGCCCGGAGATGTCGCATTCCTCCGGGCGGGAAGCGTAGAGATAGAACCGCCGCTCGATGCGCCGGGCGAGCGCCTGTGCTTCATCCCGGCTCACGCCGAGAGCGTCGGCGTCTGGTTGCGCGTTCAGCCGGAGCCCGACGCCGACCGTCATCGCCGTTGCGATATCGACGCCGCCGGCGAGCCACCCCGAATTCTGAATGGCATCGATCGCCCGGCTCGCGGCCGCGACCCACGCGACCCGAACGTCCTCCTGTGAGTCCCGCAGCACGGGCCGCCAGTTGAACAGGAAAGGCGAGTTGCCGCCGCGCAGGTAGCTCGCGGACGGCCCGCGGCCGGCGCCGCGGCGCGCGCCGTCGGGCCTCGGCGCGAGCCGGGGAAACAGCCGACCGAGCAGCGACATGACACCTCACGAATTCAGGCGCTTGGCGATCGAGCCCAGGCCCTTGCCGGCCGACCCGCGGCGGCGCGCGCCATGCGAGCCCGTGGATCCGGCATCCGCTTTCGCCCCGGGCTGTTCCGCGGCGCCGGAGGAAGCCGGGACTTGCGCCGTTGGCCCCATCGGCAGGCCGGCCTGTGAGCCGAACAGCGGCATATCCTCGATGTCGCCCTGTTCGGGCGCCGGAGGCGTCTCGCGCTCGCCCTCGAGGCGATCCCAGATCGCATCGGGCAGGTCGCGCACGCCCCACTTTTCGGCCGCAACCTCGGCCTGGAGAGCGGTATCCAGCGCCTCGTTGGCCTGCGCGGCGTCCTTGATCCAGCGGTAGACCTTGAAGCCGGTGCGGTCGGTCTGCTCGACGCGCCTCTCGGCGGTCAGCTGACGGAAATATTCATCGTCGAACCCCTTCGCGAGCCCAACATAGGACCGCGCCTCGGGATCGGTTTTCGCCAGCGCGCGGTAGAGCGACATCTTCAGGATGCTGGCGCCAAAATTGTAGAAGCGCTTCGAATACCGAAGCAGCTTGCCCTTGCGATCCCGCTCCCGCTTGACGCGGACGAGGCGCGGCGCCTGCTCCTGGTTCGCGCCGCGCACCATGATGACGCGCGAGGCTGGGTGCCGACGCACCCATTCCCAGACGTCTTCGGTGAAGGCGTTGCCGTCGATCGCGACCTGGTCGACCCCGAGTTTCCGGCCCGCCGCGTTCGTCCATTCCTGCTTCAGAAGCCCATCGAGGCGGCGGCGGGTCTCTTCCTCGGAGATATGCCCCGGGATCACGCCGACATCGAAGTGCCACCGCCGCCGCTCCCGGCCCCACGCAACGGCCTGCCATTCCACCCGGTCACCCTGGCAATCGATGCCGAGTGTCACCACGAGCCCACCGAGCGGGATGCGTCCGCGTTCGACGCCGGTCGCGGCCGCGCGGTCCCGCAGCGTTTCCCAGGGCGGCGCCTCGCCGCTCGTCTTGAAAGCGAGCCCCGCGATATCATTCAGGAACGTCTGTTCCGCCGCCGGATCGCCCTTCGCCTTCAGCCAGGCCCGGGCAATGCGTTCCCAGCTCTGAAGCGGCGAGTAGGCGGACCAGATGTGAAACGAGCGGTGCTGCCGACGCGCCGCGGGGTTGCGGGCGATATAGCCGTGGTGTGCCTCCTTCGCCGCGCGCCGGAGCATCTGCGGCCTGTGGTGCTCCTGGATTTCGACGCCGCAGGCGACGCACGTGAAATGGGCCCGCTCCGGATGATGCTCGTCGAGATTGGCGAGCATGTTGCCCCACTCCAGCACCTGCCGGTGGCCGCAGTGGGGGCA is a genomic window containing:
- a CDS encoding S49 family peptidase — encoded protein: MARYLRIASRVFGRPLLVLPETAETIAGFLLARDAGQLTASETVMRRAPAASRFGGESIGVGDPMAGTYEEYYRRVGAAAVATVEGELVNRGAWVGASSGLTSYEGVAAQLEMAARDDKVREIVVDMETPGGEAVGAMEMAATVRRINAIKPVTVVVNGMAASAGYAMASAASRIVTVPSGIVGSIGVVLLHVDQSAMLEKRGVTPTLIFAGAHKVDGNPFEPLPDAVRADLQAEVETFYRLFVATVAAGRPGLSEAAVMATEARTFIGADAVSAGLADAVGTIDDVLAEINRTAPRGRAGVTKGTSMSDEKIHSAVEMTAAVEAARREAAAAERARIAAILDHEAADGRGGLARELALHSDTSPEAAARILGAAAKEAPGTAALTGRASSGAIGLALDPAGPTGKANGATWDRFYAKR
- a CDS encoding phage portal protein; translation: MSLLGRLFPRLAPRPDGARRGAGRGPSASYLRGGNSPFLFNWRPVLRDSQEDVRVAWVAAASRAIDAIQNSGWLAGGVDIATAMTVGVGLRLNAQPDADALGVSRDEAQALARRIERRFYLYASRPEECDISGRMALGQLAAQAYRSWIATGEVVGTIRHLRTADSTSATKLQLIPSHRLSQETRAPDMIQGVRFDTGTGRPRSYRFRLRLDGMSDEDVMVLARDSAGRPQVVHVFDGAIGQVRGITPLAPALQVVRQYDQLSNATLTAALIQAIFAATLKSDAPSAEAFDALRDMAEKLPPDPESGLPPSPFEVAEGMRADWYAETKIDLGEFGKITHLPTGDELEFHGSEHPNSTYEAFAKFLLREIARCLGVTVEQLTGDYSGATYSSVRMATEEIWKIVEYRREHIIGRLYQMLYEAWLEEEIESGRIAFPGGLAGFWRNRAAATLATWRGPVKPTADDKKTAQAWEILLKNGVVTEEMVCAAYGIDWEDKNEQLAREARSRRDNDLPPAPSASIGHNGGPALDDPEDETEDAA
- a CDS encoding phage terminase large subunit family protein, with amino-acid sequence MIAQPGGIAVANPDYIHGQAASEVLEPPPPVDYVKWAVNNIEFGENDQFPGPFDLDLFPFFIEPLKALSPDDPCRIVTLAKSAQVGGTILATVFVCGSMAMDPCHFLFTHPTDENGRRWSKMKLAPMLRSTVSLRAIFAAGTKESADALMYKETRDGRGVIQISGANSPAQLSQVTMRRQVQDDLSKWAPNAAGDPEGQADSRSLAHEFAKIFKISTPLVEPGCKITKNLRDGSQEFFHVPCPHCGHRQVLEWGNMLANLDEHHPERAHFTCVACGVEIQEHHRPQMLRRAAKEAHHGYIARNPAARRQHRSFHIWSAYSPLQSWERIARAWLKAKGDPAAEQTFLNDIAGLAFKTSGEAPPWETLRDRAAATGVERGRIPLGGLVVTLGIDCQGDRVEWQAVAWGRERRRWHFDVGVIPGHISEEETRRRLDGLLKQEWTNAAGRKLGVDQVAIDGNAFTEDVWEWVRRHPASRVIMVRGANQEQAPRLVRVKRERDRKGKLLRYSKRFYNFGASILKMSLYRALAKTDPEARSYVGLAKGFDDEYFRQLTAERRVEQTDRTGFKVYRWIKDAAQANEALDTALQAEVAAEKWGVRDLPDAIWDRLEGERETPPAPEQGDIEDMPLFGSQAGLPMGPTAQVPASSGAAEQPGAKADAGSTGSHGARRRGSAGKGLGSIAKRLNS